The following are encoded in a window of Streptomyces sp. SAT1 genomic DNA:
- a CDS encoding DNA cytosine methyltransferase, with the protein MAKEKGAKSTYGVPLERSDYLKLDKHRHHCEPDDFRKWVQSGYGKGKRLAVDLFSGAGGLSLGLERAGWTTAAAVDFDERARETHAANFPGMSLCADLGDDDQRGEFVQRILDSGADIDIVAGGPPCQPFSRAGRSKIRHLVEYHNRDPHDLRKELWRAYVDVVERLLPRAVLMENVPDMGLGDDFSVIRIIEAKLESLGYVTQVRLVDAWNYRVPQHRKRLILLARRDGGGFVWSKPKKQTTLRDAIGDLPALNPEALKAVGARVGDYEEEQEPKPSSFAKEMRRRADKGVIHDHMTRRVREDDFRIFTVMDSKTLYSKLEEKLEEDEKDFQRYDAKQFTDKYKKLDWKELSRTITAHIAKDGYWYIHPEEARTLTVREAARIQTFPDRFRFAGTRSDAFRQIGNAVPPLLGEAAARVLLPQNVPAGDEAADKWPKVREELTRWAKEHRAGKQWYQFPGGRKMKPLGALVMAVLSGSKLQPKQLSDVMDEVAGHRELTQDVYLALVNAAPTTALRKRLEGRLSPVVDKPEIWVNADSVLDHSKVMGLKPAELALFRLLAGGDIMLVGQSALRVAARVQQNESHLTNRLTEGRLSLIKLLGAGRDAPVRMAAIRFIGENLCRDKQPVCGSCPLSDYCPTRPQEDEGTEATLDVAVTTG; encoded by the coding sequence GTGGCGAAGGAGAAGGGGGCAAAAAGCACGTATGGCGTGCCCCTGGAGCGGAGCGACTACCTCAAACTGGACAAGCACAGGCACCACTGTGAGCCGGACGACTTCAGGAAATGGGTCCAGTCCGGCTACGGAAAGGGTAAACGCCTAGCTGTCGACCTCTTCTCGGGCGCCGGCGGGCTGAGCCTGGGCCTTGAACGAGCCGGATGGACCACCGCTGCGGCCGTGGACTTCGACGAGCGGGCTCGCGAGACGCATGCAGCGAACTTTCCGGGAATGAGTCTTTGTGCCGACCTCGGCGATGACGACCAGCGAGGCGAATTCGTCCAGCGAATCCTGGACTCCGGAGCCGATATCGACATTGTGGCGGGAGGCCCCCCCTGCCAGCCGTTCAGTCGTGCCGGACGCAGCAAGATCCGGCACTTGGTCGAGTACCACAACCGCGACCCGCACGATCTGCGTAAGGAACTCTGGCGCGCCTACGTCGACGTGGTGGAGCGACTCCTTCCACGTGCCGTCCTCATGGAGAACGTCCCTGACATGGGGCTTGGCGATGACTTCAGCGTGATCCGCATCATCGAGGCAAAGCTGGAGAGTCTTGGGTATGTGACCCAGGTGCGTCTCGTCGATGCGTGGAACTATCGCGTGCCGCAGCACAGGAAGCGTCTGATCCTCCTCGCACGGAGAGACGGTGGCGGCTTCGTGTGGAGCAAGCCGAAGAAACAGACCACCCTTCGGGATGCCATCGGTGACCTTCCTGCACTCAATCCGGAGGCTTTGAAAGCGGTAGGTGCCCGAGTCGGCGACTACGAAGAGGAGCAGGAGCCGAAGCCGTCTTCCTTCGCCAAAGAGATGCGCAGAAGGGCAGACAAGGGTGTAATTCACGACCACATGACGCGGCGGGTTCGTGAGGACGACTTCAGGATCTTCACGGTCATGGATTCCAAAACCCTCTACTCCAAGCTTGAAGAGAAACTGGAAGAGGACGAGAAGGATTTCCAGAGGTACGACGCGAAGCAATTCACCGACAAGTACAAGAAGCTGGACTGGAAGGAACTGAGCCGCACCATCACCGCGCACATCGCCAAGGACGGTTACTGGTACATCCATCCTGAAGAGGCGCGAACGCTGACCGTGCGTGAAGCCGCGAGGATCCAGACCTTCCCGGACCGCTTTCGGTTCGCGGGCACGCGGAGCGACGCCTTCCGCCAGATTGGCAACGCGGTTCCCCCGCTGTTGGGCGAAGCCGCGGCCCGGGTTCTCCTGCCGCAAAATGTACCCGCCGGGGACGAGGCCGCGGACAAGTGGCCGAAGGTACGTGAGGAACTGACCCGCTGGGCCAAGGAGCACCGTGCGGGCAAGCAGTGGTACCAGTTCCCCGGTGGCCGGAAGATGAAGCCGCTCGGGGCTCTCGTCATGGCGGTGCTCTCGGGAAGCAAGCTGCAGCCGAAGCAGCTCTCCGACGTGATGGACGAGGTCGCTGGGCACAGGGAACTGACGCAGGACGTCTATCTCGCCCTCGTGAACGCGGCGCCGACAACAGCACTCCGCAAGCGTCTGGAGGGCAGGCTCAGTCCGGTCGTCGACAAGCCCGAGATCTGGGTGAACGCGGATTCGGTTCTTGATCACAGCAAGGTGATGGGGCTCAAGCCGGCTGAGCTCGCGTTGTTCAGGCTGCTGGCCGGCGGCGACATAATGCTGGTCGGCCAGAGTGCGTTGCGGGTGGCTGCGAGGGTTCAGCAGAACGAATCGCACCTGACCAACCGGCTGACCGAGGGTCGGCTCAGCCTCATCAAGCTTCTCGGCGCTGGCCGGGACGCACCGGTGCGCATGGCCGCCATCAGGTTCATCGGCGAGAACCTTTGTCGTGACAAGCAGCCCGTCTGTGGAAGCTGCCCGCTGAGCGACTACTGCCCGACCCGTCCGCAGGAGGACGAGGGAACCGAAGCCACCTTGGATGTTGCGGTAACCACAGGCTGA
- a CDS encoding sensor histidine kinase — translation MDSENTQTFLRPRARLMSTLGEELISNERVALTELVKNAYDADANLVVIRFNGPLEEGYGSIEVWDDGHGMSPETVRDTWMEIATPFRHRAPRSEEFGRRVLGAKGIGRFSAARLGAVTAIRSRKAGGPEVNIRLDWNDFAAENAYLDQVPVHWNVGAPEVFADNGQARRLFDEVTSAFRASEKRPAWTGSHGTLVRLEGLRQDWGSESVESLKRSLSRLLPPPPPVELGVPDQPEFAIYLSLPAGPLDHHTGFVAASEALAHPHYRLIGTIDENGLADLAMTNLTSGQSETVNQYLFPSHGKAPKCGPLKLDLRTWDLDSASLKEMLNIDLGARNITEVRKLIKDNSGVALYRDGFRVQPFGEVDFDWLRFDLRRVNNPTMRFSNNQVAGFVYISADGNPGLRDRSHREGLIDSPEYEDLKGVLTQAVSRLETWRYGLRRPNGEGRESGPVTVDTPSGAGSDRHGLFQNFTLSPVRDVLNAKYPDDTELSRALEEAQETIDESVEKVQEVLSQFSRLATLGALVDVVLHDGRTALTRIAYVLRRLNKLAGRKRDEDEQLASALTKMHVDLTAQEQALDRLFTRVEPLSGRRRGRPRALSLQAAIDEAVAVHEGTLKKHGITVTVSGEDVTVTADPGDISQVVHNLVGNSIYWLSTLPEGKERAILIETRRTPDDEVDIDVSDSGPGVREEIREMIFDTYFSDKEDGIGLGLSIAGSVVKDFYDGDLSLVRPGPLAGATFRARLRRRVG, via the coding sequence GTGGACTCCGAGAACACACAGACGTTCCTACGTCCCCGTGCGCGCCTGATGAGCACACTCGGTGAGGAACTGATCAGCAACGAGCGGGTGGCACTCACCGAGCTGGTCAAGAACGCCTACGACGCCGATGCGAACCTGGTTGTGATCAGGTTCAACGGGCCGCTGGAGGAGGGCTACGGTTCCATCGAGGTATGGGACGACGGGCACGGTATGTCCCCCGAAACCGTCCGGGACACCTGGATGGAGATTGCCACACCGTTCCGGCACCGTGCCCCACGCAGTGAGGAGTTCGGGCGAAGGGTTCTTGGTGCAAAGGGGATCGGGCGCTTCTCCGCAGCCCGCCTCGGTGCCGTGACCGCGATCAGGAGTCGCAAGGCCGGCGGTCCCGAGGTGAACATCCGGCTCGACTGGAACGACTTCGCCGCCGAGAACGCCTATCTCGACCAGGTGCCGGTCCACTGGAACGTGGGCGCTCCCGAGGTGTTCGCCGACAACGGCCAAGCGCGACGCCTCTTCGACGAGGTGACAAGTGCCTTCCGTGCAAGCGAGAAACGGCCAGCCTGGACGGGCTCTCACGGCACCCTCGTCCGGCTCGAAGGGCTTCGGCAGGACTGGGGGTCCGAGTCGGTGGAGAGCCTGAAGAGGTCCCTTTCCCGACTCCTCCCCCCTCCCCCTCCTGTAGAGCTGGGCGTGCCCGACCAGCCGGAGTTCGCGATCTATCTCTCCCTTCCGGCCGGGCCGTTGGACCACCACACCGGTTTCGTCGCGGCCAGCGAAGCTCTGGCGCATCCGCACTACCGCCTCATAGGGACCATCGACGAAAACGGTCTCGCCGACCTGGCCATGACAAACCTGACGTCCGGGCAGTCGGAGACCGTGAATCAGTACCTGTTCCCGTCGCACGGGAAGGCGCCCAAGTGCGGTCCCCTGAAGCTCGACCTCCGTACCTGGGACCTTGACTCGGCCTCCCTCAAGGAGATGCTCAACATCGACCTCGGGGCCCGCAACATCACCGAGGTCCGTAAGCTAATCAAGGACAACAGCGGTGTCGCCCTCTACCGGGACGGCTTCCGGGTGCAGCCTTTCGGCGAGGTCGACTTCGACTGGCTGCGCTTCGACCTCCGCCGCGTGAACAACCCCACCATGCGGTTCTCCAACAACCAGGTCGCGGGTTTCGTGTACATATCGGCGGACGGTAACCCCGGGCTTCGGGACCGGTCGCACCGGGAAGGACTCATCGACTCTCCCGAGTACGAGGACCTGAAGGGTGTCCTGACCCAGGCTGTGAGCCGACTCGAGACCTGGCGCTACGGGCTGCGTCGTCCGAACGGAGAGGGCCGCGAGTCGGGTCCGGTCACGGTGGACACCCCCTCCGGTGCCGGAAGCGACCGTCACGGCCTGTTCCAGAACTTCACCCTCTCGCCCGTCCGGGACGTTCTCAACGCGAAGTATCCGGACGACACCGAGTTGAGCCGCGCACTGGAGGAGGCTCAGGAAACGATCGACGAGAGCGTCGAGAAGGTCCAAGAAGTCCTCTCGCAGTTCTCCCGCCTTGCGACTCTCGGAGCGCTAGTCGACGTCGTACTGCACGACGGTCGGACGGCACTGACGCGGATCGCCTACGTCCTCCGCCGACTGAACAAGCTGGCAGGCCGTAAGCGCGACGAGGACGAACAACTCGCCTCCGCTCTCACGAAGATGCACGTCGACCTCACGGCGCAAGAACAGGCTCTGGACCGGCTCTTCACCCGCGTCGAGCCGCTCAGCGGCCGGCGGCGAGGCCGCCCCCGCGCCCTGTCCCTCCAAGCCGCGATCGACGAGGCCGTCGCGGTCCACGAAGGCACGCTCAAGAAGCACGGCATCACCGTCACCGTCAGCGGCGAGGACGTGACAGTGACGGCTGACCCCGGCGACATCTCCCAGGTGGTCCACAACCTCGTAGGGAACTCGATCTATTGGCTCTCCACCCTGCCCGAGGGGAAGGAGCGCGCCATCCTCATCGAGACGAGGCGGACGCCCGACGACGAGGTAGACATCGACGTGAGCGACAGCGGCCCGGGAGTACGTGAGGAGATCCGAGAGATGATCTTCGACACGTACTTCAGCGACAAGGAGGACGGCATCGGGCTGGGCCTCAGCATCGCCGGCAGCGTCGTGAAGGACTTCTACGACGGTGATCTGTCCCTGGTGAGGCCAGGGCCCCTCGCCGGAGCCACATTCAGGGCAAGACTGCGAAGGAGAGTTGGGTGA
- a CDS encoding response regulator codes for MTDGGAVYRILIVEDEVDIAEELSEMLAEELSDLGTLDIHVENDFDEAERLLETQAIDLVVLDVRDATRRGSAAHPNLQGRELHDRIAKTRWVPVVFCTGLAEQVSDLAQPPLIQVVPKNRLDDAVTAIREGLESGVPVLTRHITALVDEHVRGFLRDEIAPNWDRLGAVDRSQIAPVLVHRLAAWLKENAVEALGAVLGSSEDRVMGHASTARMYLMPPVTKHVTAADLLRDPQDGWWVVLTPACDLYEDLPSGGNRAAKAEYVRLAKAVPLSEAPLIARWIEAGSPVKGSRERNAALEMFRDNNARYRILPKYLDIPDLLVDFEIVQSVPLAEVRMWTRVATLDSPFAEAMLTSHGHTVARIGTPVVDYENIKQSLGLDGKGKAADQNSVPNPRTTTKDGKQS; via the coding sequence GTGACGGACGGGGGCGCGGTGTACCGGATCTTGATCGTCGAAGACGAGGTTGACATCGCGGAGGAACTGTCCGAGATGCTCGCGGAGGAGCTCTCGGACCTCGGAACGCTCGACATCCACGTCGAGAACGATTTCGACGAAGCCGAACGCCTGCTGGAGACCCAGGCGATCGACCTGGTTGTTCTGGATGTCAGGGACGCGACACGGCGCGGCTCCGCCGCGCACCCCAACCTGCAGGGCCGTGAACTGCACGACCGGATAGCCAAGACCCGCTGGGTGCCGGTCGTCTTCTGCACCGGCCTCGCGGAGCAGGTAAGCGACTTGGCGCAGCCACCGCTCATCCAAGTGGTCCCGAAGAACCGACTGGACGACGCTGTCACCGCGATTCGGGAGGGCCTCGAGTCCGGTGTCCCGGTCCTCACCCGGCACATTACCGCCCTCGTGGACGAGCACGTGCGCGGATTCCTGCGGGACGAGATCGCCCCGAACTGGGACCGGCTCGGCGCTGTTGACCGTAGCCAGATCGCCCCCGTCCTCGTGCACCGCTTGGCGGCCTGGCTGAAGGAGAACGCGGTCGAGGCCCTCGGAGCCGTGCTCGGTTCCTCCGAGGACCGTGTGATGGGACACGCGTCGACCGCCCGGATGTACCTGATGCCGCCGGTCACGAAGCACGTGACCGCGGCAGACCTTCTGCGGGACCCCCAGGACGGCTGGTGGGTCGTCCTCACTCCTGCGTGCGACCTCTACGAGGACCTGCCCAGCGGCGGCAACCGCGCGGCCAAGGCCGAGTACGTACGTCTCGCCAAGGCGGTTCCGTTGAGCGAAGCACCCTTGATCGCACGTTGGATCGAGGCCGGATCCCCCGTCAAAGGGAGCCGGGAGCGGAACGCGGCTCTGGAGATGTTCCGCGACAACAACGCCCGTTACCGGATTCTGCCCAAGTATCTCGACATCCCGGACCTCTTGGTCGACTTCGAGATCGTGCAGTCTGTTCCCTTGGCAGAGGTCCGTATGTGGACCCGCGTCGCCACGCTGGACAGCCCGTTCGCCGAGGCCATGCTGACCTCGCACGGGCACACGGTGGCCAGGATCGGCACCCCCGTCGTCGACTACGAGAACATCAAGCAGTCCCTGGGGCTGGACGGAAAGGGGAAGGCCGCGGACCAGAACTCGGTTCCGAACCCTCGTACCACGACGAAGGACGGCAAGCAGTCCTGA